One genomic region from Pempheris klunzingeri isolate RE-2024b chromosome 4, fPemKlu1.hap1, whole genome shotgun sequence encodes:
- the LOC139200405 gene encoding gap junction delta-2 protein produces MGEWTILERLLEAAVQQHSTMIGRILLTVVVIFRILIVAIVGETVYEDEQTMFICNTLQPGCNQACYDKAFPISHIRYWVFQIILVCTPSLCFITYSVHQSAKQKDRRYSFLYPIMERDYGGRDGARKLRNINGILVQHGGDGGGGKEEPDCLEVKEIPNAPRGLTHGKSSKVRRQEGISRFYIIQVVFRNALEIGFLAGQYFLYGFSVPGIFECDRYPCLKEVECYVSRPTEKTVFLVFMFAVSGICVVLNLAELNHLGWRKIKAAIRGVQARRKSICEIRKKDMAHLSQPPNLGRTQSSESAYV; encoded by the coding sequence gaTCCTGCTGACAGTAGTGGTGATCTTCCGTATCCTGATCGTGGCAATTGTGGGTGAGACCGTGTACGAGGACGAGCAGACCATGTTCATCTGTAACACTCTGCAGCCGGGCTGCAACCAGGCCTGCTATGACAAGGCCTTCCCTATCTCCCACATCCGCTACTGGGTCTTCCAGATCATACTGGTGTGCACACCCAGTCTCTGCTTCATCACCTACTCTGTCCACCAGTCGGCCAAGCAGAAGGATCGGCGCTATTCCTTTCTCTACCCCATAATGGAGAGGGACTACGGGGGAAGGGACGGGGCGCGAAAGCTCCGCAACATCAATGGAATTCTAGTTCAACATGGAGGCGATGGTGGCGGAGGGAAGGAAGAACCTGACTGCCTGGAGGTGAAGGAGATCCCCAACGCCCCGCGGGGCCTCACCCACGGGAAGAGCTCCAAGGTTCGTCGACAAGAAGGGATCTCCCGCTTTTATATCATTCAGGTGGTGTTCAGAAATGCGCTGGAGATTGGCTTCTTGGCGGGCCAATACTTCCTTTATGGCTTCAGCGTGCCTGGGATTTTTGAGTGTGACCGCTACCCGTGTCTGAAGGAGGTGGAATGCTACGTGTCCCGCCCCACGGAAAAAACGGTTTTCCTGGTCTTCATGTTTGCGGTGAGCGGCATCTGTGTGGTGCTCAACCTGGCCGAGCTCAACCATCTGGGCTGGCGCAAGATCAAGGCCGCCATCCGGGGCGTTCAGGCCCGCAGGAAGTCTATCTGTGAGATCAGGAAGAAGGACATGGCTCATCTGTCCCAGCCGCCCAACCTGGGACGCACACAGTCCAGCGAATCAGCCTACGTCTGA